One Streptococcus sp. zg-86 DNA window includes the following coding sequences:
- a CDS encoding DUF5052 family protein, whose protein sequence is MKKKWLKIALVLSLSVGVLAGCQSIQNWWKNTKAEWIGLDMTVRTYDENSQLIDQMSGKSLSIARNEEFDSVDSEGNSKGDSSVLKITLGKYEIDHVGSSLIAVEDGLEDIFLKYQKNATADDQQAAVPILNRMVSKFKNDFTGKAKVILIRSQNGTPLATYAGNKVSLYASDAPKTSELLIDGKRLIIYRCDYTIYDRELLER, encoded by the coding sequence ATGAAAAAGAAATGGTTGAAAATAGCTCTTGTACTCAGCTTATCGGTCGGCGTATTGGCAGGCTGTCAGTCTATTCAGAACTGGTGGAAAAATACCAAGGCAGAGTGGATTGGACTAGATATGACAGTACGGACCTATGATGAAAATTCCCAACTGATTGATCAAATGTCTGGGAAATCCTTATCGATTGCTCGAAATGAAGAGTTTGATTCGGTGGATAGTGAAGGCAATTCAAAGGGAGATAGTTCCGTTTTGAAAATCACCTTGGGCAAATATGAAATTGATCACGTGGGATCATCCTTGATTGCAGTAGAAGATGGCTTAGAAGATATTTTCTTGAAATACCAAAAGAATGCGACCGCAGACGATCAACAAGCAGCAGTTCCAATACTGAACCGCATGGTTTCGAAATTTAAAAACGACTTTACTGGAAAGGCAAAAGTGATTTTGATTCGTTCACAAAATGGCACTCCGCTTGCGACCTATGCGGGCAATAAGGTTTCCTTGTATGCTTCGGATGCACCAAAGACTTCAGAACTGCTAATTGACGGCAAACGCTTGATTATTTATCGTTGTGACTACACCATTTATGACAGGGAGTTGTTGGAGAGATGA
- a CDS encoding GNAT family N-acetyltransferase gives MMLIRTAQTTDAAAIRAIYAPYVEKTAITFDLEVPSVADFEQKITHITERYPFLVVEENASVVGYAYASTYYDKAAYDWTAELTIYLDEEKRGSGVGSALYDDLESELTQHGFKNFVVCISLPNDASMAFHKKRGYVQVAHFKKVGYKFDKWHDIVWLQKSLLEE, from the coding sequence ATGATGTTAATTCGCACTGCACAGACGACCGATGCGGCAGCTATTCGAGCAATCTATGCGCCTTATGTAGAGAAAACAGCCATTACCTTTGATTTGGAAGTACCGAGTGTGGCGGATTTTGAACAGAAAATCACGCATATTACGGAGCGCTATCCCTTTCTAGTTGTAGAAGAAAATGCCTCTGTGGTAGGTTATGCCTACGCCTCCACCTACTACGATAAAGCAGCTTACGATTGGACGGCAGAATTAACGATTTATCTGGATGAAGAGAAGCGTGGTTCAGGCGTGGGGAGCGCTTTGTACGATGATTTGGAGAGTGAATTGACCCAGCACGGTTTTAAGAACTTTGTAGTCTGCATTTCTCTGCCCAATGATGCCAGTATGGCCTTTCATAAGAAACGTGGGTATGTGCAGGTGGCGCATTTTAAAAAGGTTGGCTACAAATTTGACAAATGGCATGATATTGTTTGGTTACAAAAGAGTTTATTGGAGGAATAA